The nucleotide sequence ATTAAGACAAGTATAAAAGAGTCttagcattaaaatactaaaatccgATTATGCTAAATAGAATAGAatattattctatttatttcaccAATTAAACTCCAAAGTCTTTAATTAAcatgttaaaatattttaattcgcACCATTAGGCGGCACCCTGCCGTCCATTTGACTTGATCTATTCAACGATCTTCTACATAGTGGGTTTACCTGACTCAAAGCCAAGATTGGTATTCTAAATGTAATAAATCAGTATCAATTCTTTATTATTAACCATAATTATGGTATAGCATATCAATATTAGATCGAACGAGGCAAAGCATACTATACTACATCAGTTTGCTATGGTACAAAATAGATAATAATATCCAGTACATTAATTCGGTTTCATACTGAATGtatcaatataataataaaataatactgATACGATACTTTACCGAATTAGCATATCTTAATCATAATTATCAAAGTCTATCTTATTAAAGAATTTTATTGGTTAAACATTTTCATTTCATGGCAGAGAAGCCATGGGATTCATGGTCTGGTCCCTGCCCCAAttctccctcctcttcctcctcccatcCATTCCGTAACCAACGGCAACCCTCGGCTCCGATGTATAGCATATTATGGGACCCAAATGGACACAGAATCCAAGCCAGGTGTGCTCTCTTTGATGAGATGACACGTCGACAGATCCCAAAAACAAAGgccttacaaaaaaaaaaaaaaaaaaaaaaatcccaaacaAAGtccttataaaaataaattctctctctttctccctgtCTCTTCTTGGTACAAAAATAACAGAGAGCCGCTCCTTTGTtcgctgtctctctctctctctttcgtcCCATCTCGTCGGACGCCGAAAGGGATAGGAGAAGCCATCGGAGCCTCGATTCGGATCGCCCGGTGAGTCGTGGTTACGGGGTTTCCATCGAATTATTGTTCATATTACTTGTGGACGTTCTATGGATCAAGAGAACGAGAGAGACGTTTGGGTGGGGTGGGGTGCGAGAGGAAGAGTGGTGGCTTTGGCGCGTCGTGTGACGCAGGAGGTGGCCGGCGAATTTTTTGTTGGCTGTCCTGCGTCTTCCTTCGTGGGTTTGTGATATAAAAACGGCAACTTTTTTATGTATTTAGCTCCACCTTTGCGATTAGGAAcaaaatattatattgtatgtcagagagagagagagagagagagaggaaaggatAACCCGTAGAAGTGTGTCAGGTATGAGGTATGATATCTGGTTTGGCTTTTCAATCTCTGTTCTTGATCGGGAAAGTGGCTCTTTGTTTCATTCGGTTTATACTATTTGTATCGAATCTAGTGGATTGggtttgttcttcttcttttgtttacTGTTTTCGTCTTTGATCTTTTGGGTGTGTGTTTCTTTAAAGCGATCTTGTTTGCCGATTATGATGGAAAAGAAAGAGTCTTTCTACAAGTTGTGTCACCAGAGGTGGAGGACGCCTCTCCCTTCAGAATTATAAGGAGGTTTTGCATACCTTCTGTATGCTTTCTTGCACCTTGAGCCGGAATTAGATTCGTTTTTGTTTtgcgttttctttttctttttttcgtgATACCATAGACGTAAAATTGTATGTTGAAAAGAACAAAGTGGCCGCTttctttcataatttttttatcaatatCTGTTGTATAATTATGCCTATTTAATATTTAAGTTGAAGAAAGTTTCCGTGTCTTCTTGATGTTGATGTCTTTTAGTTGTTGTTTCAATTCTGATAGCTTGGTGTAAATTGTTGACCATCAGTTCGCTTTGCAGATGCGGAACTTTGATTTCCCTGTGTTCTTTTTGCTGGAATCTCTCTTCTCATTGTCAACACTGATATGAAAAGATTTTTCTGAGAGGATCGTGCTCCAATTATGGAGAACTGTTATGATCCAATTGCTGAGGTCGATTCATATAAACCTGGTCGCAATATCATCATGCACTCCCTCTACCTTCCTAAGTCATCACCTTGGTTTGATCTGAGGGTCTTTTACGTGAGAGTGAGCAATTGTGAGGTCAATGAATCAACTCCTGAGCATCTTACTCTTAACCACGTCCCGCTTACTCCCAACACCGTCCTTGAAGTAAATGGTCGAAGAAGTGGTGTTTATTCCGATTCTGCTTCTTCCTTGCTTAGGAGGGACAGGGTTGATAAGAGATCAGAAGAAGTGACATTTGTGAGCACAGATAGTGTAAGGATAACTGGAAGTGTCAGATTTGAGGTCTACAATAGAGATGCTCTGCTGCTTGCTGGAGTCTTGGAGTTGTGTGGTGGTGGTAATGGTTTTACAGCAGAACCAAAGAATACTAGCAAGAAATGGAACCTGAAATGCCAGCCTGTAACGTGGGCTGGATTAGGCTTTCTGAAGGGAAAACATTGCTCGAGTTCAGAGATGACTTTGCCAACAATTGATGTATATGTTGCTGGTTGTTTCTCAGGTAGCCCCATCATCTTAACCAAGACTCTTCAGCTAGCCTTACGGAAAAAGCATCAGATGAAGGTTGTGTTTGATTCTATTCCAGAGCGTGGTCCAACTGAACTAATGAAGAATGCTTCATCTGAGGATACTTTTCAGGTACTATTTTCTATCTTGAGGTTTACCTGGAAATATGCATTATGAGAGTTCACTGACTGCAATATGTGGATCCAGTTACGAAGGGACAATGCTCTCCAGTTcagtttttaaattttattcacTAAAATATTACTTTATATAAGAGTCTTTATCAAGTTTCTTCAGCCTTCTTCATATCACTGTGTGCAGGATTTACAAACCATGAGAACATTGGGTAATCTGTTATTCTGTGTCTTCCACAGCTTGTTTCAGCAATATATTTGGCATTTGAAAACTTCCATTTTTATATATGTTGTTATGTCAGAATATGATAGATGGAAAACCCTAGAGTGCGGTGATCATATCTTTTTTGCGATAAAAACCAATACTTCTTTTCTGCCTTCAATTTGCTTCAAGAATTACAGGATATTGGCTTCGAATGTCATTTGGGTCAAGAGAACTTTAAGAAAGATGGAGATTatgttagaaaagaaaaatggtaAAGAAATCTACTAAGTAGGAGAGGAAAAGGTAAAGCAGAAAACCATAAAAAGGGGAAGGGAtttttgcagaaatcttatttccgctttctttctttcttttattcatgaatTGCCCATTTTTGGAATTTCTGAATGTTTTGCCTCTGATCCCATGGATATGCTCCAGCCTCTGAATGTGCATTGTATACTTAACAAATACATGacttcaatattaaaaatatgtatATTCATATAAAAAATGTGAATTATTTATCATGTGTATTCACTATGAAAAAATTGTGTTCAACTTGGCTTAAACATACAACTCAGAGGCAAGAgcgtttaaaagttttaatggGCCCCTTCCTGGGGAAAAAATGGTCtaaatttgcataaagtaaGCATATCCATTTTGCAAATTCCCAAGGGAAAAAAAGGGGGGTTAATTAACAATATTCTAGTGAACTTTGAAACAAAAGTTCGTTCTAAGaaataaattatagattatgtGTGAACCATGATACGCCGTACTGGCCCAAACCGAGCGGTACGggacgtaccgtaccataccgatcCTGTATCGGTATTTGGTACGGGTGGCGTACTACTGGGTACACCAAAACCATACCgtcactgtgctagtgtggtacCGGTATGGGGTTTGGTACCGAGATGGTGAACCTTGGTATGAACAGATGCAAAATTTGTTATAATTTTAAATACTTTCAGCCAACATGCAAGAATTAAAGCCTATTACTTTTGTGATTCTGTATATTTCCATCAAAAACCAGATATCCTGCTAAACAAACTTCCAGATGATTAGATTTTAAAAGTGCATTTTGTACACATGGAAAACTCATTTTTTGGTCAAAACCGAATGAAACTACATTAAATTTGTCCATAATAAATAAAACCCTATTCTATTTTGTCAAATCGTAAATATTgtaataattttcttttattcaaaTTTGTCGTCAAGTATACCTGATCAAGCTGAGCATTATAATGTTTTGGCCAAGACTTTCAATTGATCATGGCATTATTTGGACAGTTTTCACAGTTCTATTATGGTTAACTTTTACAGTAATGATAAGTTATTATGTTCACTTTTTTAACAAGTTGCATCAACATCCCTGCGGTATCTGTTCCGAATTCTACTTATAATATATTCTGCTTGTTCTGCAGCGGAGAGGGATAAATAGCTGGTGCCTAGAATTGTTGAACCTGTAGAGACAAGAATCAGTCAATATATACAAATTGTGGTCAGCATAGAATTCACTTGATGATTTAGGAGGATATAGAAGATAACTTGATATTccattaacttttttttattcttgaac is from Phoenix dactylifera cultivar Barhee BC4 chromosome 6, palm_55x_up_171113_PBpolish2nd_filt_p, whole genome shotgun sequence and encodes:
- the LOC103707605 gene encoding uncharacterized protein At1g01500-like, translating into MENCYDPIAEVDSYKPGRNIIMHSLYLPKSSPWFDLRVFYVRVSNCEVNESTPEHLTLNHVPLTPNTVLEVNGRRSGVYSDSASSLLRRDRVDKRSEEVTFVSTDSVRITGSVRFEVYNRDALLLAGVLELCGGGNGFTAEPKNTSKKWNLKCQPVTWAGLGFLKGKHCSSSEMTLPTIDVYVAGCFSGSPIILTKTLQLALRKKHQMKVVFDSIPERGPTELMKNASSEDTFQLLEYGGYQPENDLEVDYNSIYSRAEYIEGEDGELSWFNAGVRVGVGIGLGICVGIGVGVGLLVRTYQATTRNFKRRLI